A region of Photobacterium sanguinicancri DNA encodes the following proteins:
- the recD gene encoding exodeoxyribonuclease V subunit alpha, which produces MLKRLQDLTQSGVLRPLDYQFAKFIAQRVGESHSEHHDLVALLAAWVSHELGKGNVCLELDEKSTKRVMDLPIKYSVGLLEGLPEFDCWAAILSNLPVVSDGAKATPLVLTDQRLYLHRYWHFEKIVAQKLTHTAQAPAASLLEGDMAAVLDALFPRTYGYLYEALAVFKGSETDTAQARQEQVCDKLDVIAPALLNWPEIDAVLQQATQIGDLAALDKLVPTSACLNWQKVAAAMALTRQFSVISGGPGTGKTTTVAKLLAALVMQVDLAAGVEAPAIKLVAPTGKAAARLTESIGSAVKSLSVDAIVKENIPTQSSTIHRLLGAIPNSVDFRHNRDNPLHLDVLVVDEASMIDLPMMARLLDALPPHAKLILLGDKDQLASVEAGAVLGDICGFIEQGYSPQQAAQLNQLTGYQLSSAQQNVSPVADSLCMLRKSYRFHAKSGIGQLARAINSGKPQLVDRVWQQGFADIRNYPLSTDNYQTLIKMTVNFYRDYLDLIEQQASPSDVLAAFSQVRLLCALREGDFGVQGLNQRIERGLERAGKISTSDDTWYLGRPVMITRNDHGLGLYNGDIGIAMYEPSNSLNEGASTPRLRVYFEMPDGSIYGVLPSRLPEHDTVYAMTVHKSQGSEFADTLMVLPKDYSPILTRELVYTGVTRAKARLHFFAQPDVVTRAVRICTERASGLASLLS; this is translated from the coding sequence ATGCTTAAGCGATTACAGGATCTTACTCAGTCAGGTGTACTGCGCCCGCTCGATTATCAGTTTGCTAAGTTTATCGCGCAGCGAGTCGGTGAGTCGCATAGTGAGCATCACGACTTGGTCGCTTTGCTTGCTGCATGGGTGAGCCATGAATTAGGCAAGGGTAACGTGTGTTTAGAGCTGGATGAAAAAAGCACTAAGCGAGTGATGGACTTACCGATCAAGTATTCGGTTGGTTTACTTGAAGGCCTCCCTGAATTTGACTGTTGGGCGGCTATTTTATCCAATTTACCTGTGGTCTCTGATGGGGCAAAGGCTACACCGTTAGTACTTACTGACCAGCGCCTCTATCTGCATCGTTACTGGCATTTTGAGAAAATTGTCGCACAGAAACTCACGCATACAGCGCAAGCGCCTGCTGCCAGTCTGCTAGAGGGTGATATGGCAGCTGTGCTTGATGCGCTATTCCCTCGTACATATGGTTACTTATACGAAGCATTGGCGGTATTTAAAGGCAGTGAGACAGACACGGCACAAGCCCGCCAAGAGCAGGTTTGCGATAAGCTAGATGTGATAGCACCCGCTTTACTGAATTGGCCCGAAATTGATGCTGTATTACAGCAAGCGACGCAAATTGGTGATTTGGCTGCATTAGATAAGTTAGTACCCACTTCAGCCTGTTTGAATTGGCAAAAAGTGGCAGCGGCTATGGCGTTAACGCGCCAGTTTTCGGTTATATCGGGAGGGCCTGGTACAGGTAAAACCACCACTGTGGCTAAGTTGTTGGCAGCCTTGGTGATGCAGGTCGATTTAGCGGCGGGTGTAGAAGCGCCTGCCATTAAATTAGTTGCGCCGACCGGTAAAGCCGCTGCACGTTTGACGGAATCTATTGGCTCGGCGGTGAAATCATTATCGGTGGATGCGATAGTCAAAGAAAATATCCCGACGCAGTCGAGTACCATTCACCGTTTATTAGGTGCAATCCCAAATAGTGTCGATTTTCGTCATAATCGTGATAACCCATTGCACTTGGATGTGCTGGTGGTTGATGAAGCCTCGATGATTGATTTACCTATGATGGCACGCTTGCTTGATGCATTGCCGCCACATGCAAAATTGATTTTGTTGGGTGATAAAGACCAGCTAGCATCGGTTGAAGCAGGCGCTGTACTTGGCGATATTTGTGGCTTTATCGAACAAGGCTATAGTCCACAACAAGCAGCACAACTGAACCAGCTTACTGGGTATCAGTTATCATCGGCGCAACAAAATGTTAGCCCCGTTGCTGATAGTTTGTGTATGTTGCGAAAGAGCTACCGTTTCCACGCTAAATCGGGGATTGGCCAGTTAGCGAGAGCCATTAATAGTGGTAAACCTCAGCTTGTTGATCGTGTTTGGCAGCAAGGTTTTGCGGATATTCGCAATTACCCGCTATCGACTGATAACTACCAAACGCTGATCAAAATGACGGTGAATTTCTACCGTGATTATTTAGACTTAATTGAGCAGCAGGCCTCACCTTCTGACGTGCTTGCCGCATTTTCACAAGTACGTTTATTGTGTGCATTGCGAGAAGGTGACTTTGGGGTACAAGGCTTAAACCAGCGTATTGAGCGAGGGTTAGAGCGCGCAGGTAAAATCAGTACCAGTGATGATACTTGGTATCTTGGCCGCCCTGTGATGATTACTCGCAACGATCATGGTTTAGGTTTGTATAACGGTGACATTGGTATCGCGATGTACGAGCCCAGTAATAGCCTAAATGAAGGTGCAAGCACACCTCGTTTGCGAGTGTATTTCGAAATGCCAGATGGCAGTATCTATGGGGTGTTACCGAGCCGATTACCCGAGCATGACACTGTGTATGCGATGACAGTCCATAAATCACAAGGCTCAGAATTTGCTGATACCTTGATGGTGTTGCCGAAAGATTACAGCCCGATCTTAACGCGTGAGTTGGTATATACCGGCGTGACACGCGCTAAAGCTCGATTACACTTTTTCGCCCAGCCCGATGTTGTGACACGCGCGGTACGTATTTGTACTGAGCGTGCCAGTGGGTTAGCGAGTTTATTAAGCTAA
- a CDS encoding LysR substrate-binding domain-containing protein, which produces MAHPIALKQLNAFVTVAQEGTITAAAEKLFLSKPAVSMALAELEKQLDHKLFDRNNNRLIINEQGKRLLPLADELLARSQTIEQLFNQTGPATGQLRIGSSDTVGNQLTPFLLRDFRQHAKHDDQSLFISNTSQICHMLSEFELDVGLVEGKVQQADLMIEPWLADEMVVVCHPNHPLTQIKNLQVSDLEHSEWILREAGSGTREFFLNRIAPRLEYWHQAFELNTTEAIINCCAAGLGVTCLSKFAVQHAVNDHRLVILPLPLDMQRQYWLLYHKEKYQSPLMEMFLSFAQQWHFSQ; this is translated from the coding sequence ATGGCCCATCCTATTGCATTAAAGCAGCTCAATGCTTTTGTCACTGTTGCCCAAGAAGGCACCATTACCGCTGCAGCTGAAAAGCTATTCCTTTCAAAACCAGCGGTAAGTATGGCGCTGGCAGAGCTAGAAAAGCAGCTTGATCATAAGTTATTTGATCGTAACAACAATCGCTTAATCATTAACGAACAGGGGAAGCGTTTACTGCCTTTAGCCGATGAGTTACTTGCTCGAAGCCAAACTATCGAACAATTATTTAATCAAACAGGCCCAGCAACAGGGCAACTACGGATTGGATCAAGCGATACTGTGGGTAACCAACTCACCCCTTTTTTACTACGCGATTTTCGCCAACATGCAAAACATGATGATCAATCTTTGTTTATCTCTAATACCAGCCAGATCTGCCACATGCTCAGTGAGTTTGAGTTGGATGTGGGATTGGTGGAAGGCAAGGTCCAACAAGCCGATTTGATGATCGAGCCTTGGTTAGCCGATGAAATGGTAGTGGTTTGCCACCCAAATCACCCTCTGACCCAGATAAAAAATCTACAAGTAAGCGATTTAGAGCATTCAGAATGGATTTTACGAGAAGCAGGTTCAGGCACCCGCGAGTTCTTTCTAAACCGCATTGCGCCGCGCCTGGAATATTGGCACCAAGCGTTTGAGCTCAACACCACTGAAGCTATTATCAACTGCTGCGCTGCGGGGCTCGGCGTGACGTGTTTGTCTAAATTTGCTGTCCAACATGCCGTTAATGATCACCGCTTAGTGATTCTGCCACTGCCGCTCGATATGCAGCGTCAGTATTGGCTGCTATACCATAAAGAAAAATACCAAAGCCCATTAATGGAAATGTTCTTATCCTTCGCGCAACAATGGCATTTCTCTCAATAG
- the recC gene encoding exodeoxyribonuclease V subunit gamma, translating to MFTVYHSNQLDVLKSLLVELIRLQPLDNPFEQEQILVQSPGMSQWLKLELAKSFGIAANIEFPLPATFIWTMFTKVLSDVPARSAFNKESMTWKLMEVLPQQLDLDEFEPLKRYLEGDEDGLKIYQLAEKIADIFDQYLVYRPEWVQQWEAGETVKELGDDHPWQPILWQALYDQTLALGQSPYHRANLYDHFIETLTNYAASAAEGELPEGLPKRLFVFGISSLPPRYMDALAALGEHIDVHLMFTNPCRYYWGEVRDRKYLARLAAKNRLQVKWLDDHSEQGDMAEQLKGSIEDNVLDEFHTDAVGNSLLASMGKLGRDNLFLMSEMQANEIEAFADIERDSLLHSIQADILNLEDRQNDDILDSSHHKLAVMLDDQSLSIHACHSPMREVEVLHDKLLAMFDADSSLKPRDVIVMVSDINAYSPAIQAVFGNAPGNRYIPFSISDRTAEQENPILLAFLRLLTLPESRCQASELLELLEVPAVMARFGFDSDSFEKVKRWIEEVGVRWGLDSQTAGQFDLPAQQQNTWLFGIQRMLLGYAMPYEAGLFDGISAYEEVQGLDAEIAGQLASFIDKLIDYRHCLAQSQSVTDWTQILNQLLDDCFAVDIDGELVLKSIRESLHRLQEQLDDAHYNAPISPRVLTEYLTGKLSGERVSQRFLAGQVNFCTLMPMRSIPFKVVSLLGMNDGAYPRSMPAEGFDLMDGRTRAGDRSRRDDDRYLFLEAIQSAQQTLYISYVGRSIQDNTEKVPSVLVSELVEYCQQGYCLAGDEALPVDQSADNIKQHLNHFHPLVPFSPSAFEGDKASYAVEWLPAAERKGQAGQAFQLSALESEPFADDKVLELDLSELQRFWRLPVRYFFNRRLKVFFEPPMGIIEDDEPFTLNGLDGYLMREQLLQQLLDAKLVNQDESAVFDEFSAQQKAAGRLPVAAFGDLDLEITRNDVLALTEQIFPLIHAPLDDQEVDLIFSYQGHKVNLQGWLKQGYQSGLVRYRSGKIRAQDLLIAWIDHLCLAAMQPQSSNPNQVQAQKSTHLIGNDEYRRLLPIDAETARQYLQDIIELYFDGLNQPLAYFPKTALAGIQARIGRDGSFKDDDETIQKALKKMADTFNDGYLFAGEGADSYIARVWPNWDDNLANDASQLASRILQGAVLNSEKVEE from the coding sequence GTGTTTACTGTCTATCACTCCAATCAGCTCGACGTGCTGAAATCCCTTCTGGTTGAACTCATTCGCTTGCAGCCACTGGATAACCCGTTTGAACAAGAGCAAATCTTGGTACAAAGCCCAGGGATGTCACAGTGGTTAAAATTAGAATTAGCCAAGTCCTTCGGCATTGCTGCCAACATTGAATTCCCGCTGCCTGCTACTTTCATTTGGACTATGTTCACCAAAGTGTTGAGTGATGTGCCTGCGCGTAGTGCATTCAACAAAGAGTCGATGACATGGAAATTGATGGAGGTGCTACCACAGCAGTTAGATCTTGATGAGTTTGAACCTCTTAAGCGCTATTTAGAGGGCGATGAAGACGGTTTGAAAATTTACCAATTGGCAGAGAAAATTGCAGATATCTTCGACCAATACTTGGTATACCGTCCTGAATGGGTACAGCAGTGGGAAGCGGGCGAAACCGTTAAAGAGCTGGGCGACGATCACCCGTGGCAGCCTATCTTATGGCAAGCACTATATGATCAGACATTAGCTTTGGGGCAGTCGCCGTATCATCGTGCCAACCTTTATGATCATTTTATCGAGACCCTCACGAACTACGCCGCCAGTGCTGCTGAAGGTGAATTACCTGAAGGCTTGCCAAAGCGTTTGTTTGTATTTGGTATCTCATCGTTGCCGCCGCGTTATATGGATGCGTTAGCTGCACTCGGTGAGCACATTGATGTCCATTTGATGTTCACTAACCCTTGTCGTTATTACTGGGGCGAAGTGCGTGACCGTAAATACCTTGCGCGGTTAGCCGCGAAGAATCGTCTACAAGTTAAATGGCTAGATGATCACAGCGAACAGGGTGATATGGCAGAGCAGCTCAAAGGCAGCATTGAAGATAATGTGCTTGATGAGTTTCATACCGATGCTGTCGGCAATAGCTTGTTGGCCTCTATGGGTAAACTTGGCCGCGATAATTTATTCTTAATGTCCGAAATGCAGGCCAATGAAATTGAAGCCTTCGCGGACATTGAGCGTGATTCACTGCTGCATTCGATCCAAGCCGATATTCTGAATTTAGAAGATCGCCAAAACGACGATATTTTAGATTCAAGTCACCACAAACTGGCGGTGATGTTAGATGATCAATCACTTTCTATTCATGCTTGCCACAGCCCTATGCGTGAAGTGGAAGTTCTGCATGACAAGCTATTGGCGATGTTCGATGCTGATAGCAGCCTAAAACCACGCGATGTCATCGTGATGGTGTCAGATATCAATGCTTATAGTCCTGCGATTCAAGCGGTATTTGGCAATGCTCCGGGTAATCGTTATATTCCATTTTCGATCTCTGACCGTACTGCCGAGCAAGAAAACCCGATTCTGTTGGCTTTCTTACGCTTACTGACATTGCCTGAAAGTCGTTGCCAAGCCTCTGAATTACTCGAACTGTTAGAAGTTCCTGCTGTTATGGCCAGGTTTGGCTTTGATAGTGATAGTTTCGAGAAAGTAAAACGCTGGATCGAAGAAGTTGGTGTACGTTGGGGGCTTGATAGCCAAACCGCTGGCCAATTCGATTTGCCTGCACAGCAACAAAACACCTGGTTGTTTGGCATCCAGCGGATGTTATTGGGCTATGCGATGCCGTACGAGGCTGGCTTGTTTGATGGTATCTCTGCTTATGAAGAAGTGCAGGGTCTCGATGCTGAAATTGCTGGCCAGTTAGCCAGTTTTATCGACAAGTTAATTGATTATCGCCACTGTTTGGCTCAATCACAATCAGTGACTGATTGGACCCAGATTTTGAATCAGTTGCTGGATGACTGCTTTGCGGTCGATATTGACGGCGAACTGGTACTTAAATCAATTCGGGAGTCTTTACATCGTCTGCAAGAACAACTGGATGATGCGCATTACAATGCGCCTATTTCCCCACGCGTCTTGACCGAATACCTAACAGGTAAATTATCTGGTGAGCGTGTGAGTCAGCGCTTTTTGGCTGGCCAAGTGAACTTCTGTACCTTGATGCCAATGCGCTCCATTCCATTCAAAGTGGTGAGCTTGTTAGGAATGAACGACGGTGCTTATCCTCGTAGTATGCCTGCGGAAGGGTTTGATTTGATGGATGGTCGCACTAGAGCTGGTGATCGCTCTCGTCGTGATGATGACCGTTATCTATTTTTAGAAGCTATTCAATCTGCGCAGCAAACGCTGTATATCAGCTATGTTGGCCGTTCTATCCAAGATAATACCGAGAAAGTCCCGTCAGTGCTGGTGAGTGAGCTGGTGGAATATTGCCAGCAAGGCTATTGTCTTGCGGGCGATGAGGCATTACCCGTCGATCAATCAGCGGACAACATCAAGCAACACTTGAATCATTTTCACCCTTTGGTGCCGTTTAGCCCGAGTGCTTTTGAAGGTGACAAGGCCAGTTATGCGGTTGAATGGTTACCTGCCGCAGAGCGTAAAGGTCAGGCTGGTCAAGCCTTTCAATTGTCGGCGCTTGAATCTGAACCTTTTGCTGACGATAAAGTGCTAGAACTTGATTTATCAGAGCTACAACGTTTTTGGCGTTTACCTGTGCGTTACTTCTTTAATCGTCGTTTAAAAGTCTTTTTTGAGCCACCAATGGGGATCATCGAAGATGACGAACCTTTCACGCTTAACGGTTTAGACGGTTATTTAATGCGTGAGCAGTTGTTACAACAATTACTGGATGCCAAGTTAGTAAACCAAGATGAAAGCGCTGTCTTTGATGAATTTTCGGCACAACAAAAAGCGGCAGGTCGTTTACCTGTTGCAGCGTTTGGGGATTTAGATTTAGAGATCACCCGCAATGATGTGTTGGCACTCACCGAGCAGATTTTCCCGTTAATTCATGCTCCTTTGGATGATCAGGAAGTTGATTTAATCTTTAGTTATCAAGGTCACAAGGTGAACCTACAAGGTTGGCTAAAACAAGGTTATCAATCCGGTTTGGTACGTTATCGCAGTGGCAAAATACGCGCTCAAGATCTGCTTATTGCATGGATAGATCACCTCTGCTTGGCGGCAATGCAGCCGCAAAGCTCAAATCCAAACCAAGTTCAGGCTCAGAAGAGCACGCACTTGATTGGTAACGATGAATATCGTCGCTTGCTCCCGATTGATGCCGAGACCGCACGCCAGTACCTACAAGACATTATTGAGCTGTATTTTGATGGCTTAAATCAGCCATTAGCGTATTTCCCTAAAACAGCGTTGGCAGGGATCCAAGCAAGGATCGGACGCGATGGTAGTTTCAAAGACGACGACGAGACAATCCAAAAAGCGTTGAAGAAAATGGCTGATACTTTCAATGATGGTTACTTATTTGCAGGTGAAGGCGCAGACAGTTATATCGCGCGAGTATGGCCTAACTGGGATGATAATTTAGCCAATGATGCGTCACAGCTTGCTAGTCGAATATTGCAAGGTGCGGTATTAAATAGTGAAAAAGTCGAAGAGTAG
- the recB gene encoding exodeoxyribonuclease V subunit beta, with translation MNNNANTLHPMTFPLHGARLIEASAGTGKTFTIASLYLRLLLGHGSVDSRHGCELNVDQILVVTFTEAATAELRDRIRARIHDARLAFSRGVSNDPVIQPLLEEIQDHKTAAQILLQAERQMDEAAIYTIHGFCQRMLTQNAFESGSRFNNEFVTDESQLKSMVSADYWRRAFYHLPHALAQEVRNIWSSPAALLKDLGGSLTGAPVKLSVDAMTESLADLHQENLQRLDGFKAQWREHQSDLEPLIAGSGVNKRSYTKKSLPTWLEQVSQWAATPTVNYDLPDKLERFHQQTLIEKSKDNPPEHAVFAAVAELLDNPANLRDPLLAHAIAECRELLAQAKQRKGWLSFDDLLTQLSAAIDNDSDDLLVDRIRSQYPVAMIDEFQDTDPLQYSIFSNIYTTDTATQSGCGLFMIGDPKQAIYAFRGADIFTYIQARRQVTDHYTLGTNWRSTADMIASVNQVFEHPDSPFMYDQDIQFLSVAHSPKAPDRSWWLDGQVQHALTFWHQDSLDGKPVTKGNYQEVMAEATAAKIQDILTQSQQDSAYFQDKDHKKSIQAGDIAVLVRTGSEGKLVRQALAEQGIASVYLSNRDSVFGSAEAADIQRLLQAVLTPENERALRAALASSLFAYTAADLDLLNNDETRWETAVTEFRDYRKLWLSRGVMPMLRAVMSRNAIAERLLAEEGGERRLTDLLHIGELLQQASQTLDSDYGLLRWLAEHVAEPNGNADDQIQRLESERNLVQIVTIHKSKGLEYDLVFMPFVCSYRAASEAKYHDDQQNLTILDITKQADSLEKADKERLAEDLRLIYVALTRAVYGCFVGMAPIRNGRSTKEPTGLHQSAMGYLVQNGQEGGISDLEIALAKLAESLPAITVAEPPILPSDKWQPAEGDTPALTASQFSASIERNWWMTSYSSLVKQGHHNSYDSSFDLPGFDTDSAIEAAADTASSDDDHALELEPEYSIYTFPRGARPGTFLHTVFEEIEFTAPVDSPETVATLTELLQKENYELEWLPVLQQLIRDVLQCSLDGDAMRLGEKTPAQRLTEMEFLLPIELLAAPMLTKVIAKHDEVSAKAGDLGFATVSGMLKGFIDLVFEHQGKYYVLDWKSNHLGDDPSVYRGQQLVEAMRDHRYDLQYQIYALALQRFLRSRIPNYDYETHFGGVYYLFLRGIEAGSDSGIFHARPSEQLLTELEQLIDGEQIDA, from the coding sequence ATGAATAATAACGCAAATACACTGCACCCGATGACGTTCCCTCTTCATGGTGCGCGTTTAATTGAAGCCTCAGCAGGTACGGGGAAAACATTTACCATCGCCAGCTTGTATTTACGTTTATTGCTGGGCCATGGCAGCGTTGATAGCCGACATGGCTGTGAGCTAAATGTTGATCAGATCCTGGTTGTGACCTTTACAGAAGCCGCAACTGCAGAGCTACGGGATCGTATTCGAGCCCGTATTCATGATGCACGTTTGGCGTTTAGCCGTGGGGTGAGTAACGATCCTGTGATCCAACCTTTGCTTGAAGAGATTCAAGATCATAAAACGGCCGCGCAAATTTTATTACAAGCCGAGCGTCAAATGGACGAAGCGGCGATCTATACCATTCACGGTTTTTGTCAGCGGATGCTGACCCAAAATGCATTTGAATCGGGCAGTCGTTTTAACAATGAATTTGTGACCGATGAAAGCCAGCTAAAAAGTATGGTTTCAGCGGATTATTGGCGTCGTGCTTTTTATCATTTACCGCATGCATTAGCGCAAGAAGTTCGCAATATTTGGTCATCCCCTGCGGCCTTATTGAAGGATTTAGGTGGCAGTTTAACCGGTGCGCCGGTGAAGCTCAGCGTTGATGCGATGACGGAATCTTTGGCCGATCTTCACCAAGAAAATCTGCAACGCTTGGATGGCTTTAAAGCCCAGTGGCGTGAACACCAAAGTGATCTCGAACCTTTGATTGCGGGTTCTGGGGTCAACAAACGCAGCTATACCAAAAAAAGTTTACCGACTTGGTTAGAGCAAGTGTCACAGTGGGCAGCAACGCCAACGGTGAACTATGACTTGCCCGATAAGCTTGAACGTTTCCATCAGCAGACCTTGATTGAAAAATCGAAAGACAACCCGCCAGAACATGCGGTGTTTGCCGCGGTTGCTGAGTTATTGGATAACCCTGCTAACTTGCGTGATCCACTGTTAGCTCATGCGATTGCTGAGTGTCGAGAATTACTGGCGCAGGCCAAGCAACGTAAAGGTTGGTTATCGTTTGATGATTTGCTGACACAATTGTCGGCAGCGATTGATAACGACAGTGATGATTTACTCGTTGATCGTATTCGCAGCCAGTACCCAGTGGCGATGATCGATGAATTCCAAGATACCGATCCGCTGCAATACAGTATTTTTAGCAATATTTACACTACAGATACGGCGACACAAAGTGGCTGTGGTTTGTTTATGATCGGTGATCCGAAACAGGCTATCTATGCGTTTCGTGGCGCCGATATTTTTACCTATATTCAAGCGCGCCGTCAGGTAACTGATCACTACACTTTAGGGACAAACTGGCGCTCAACCGCCGATATGATCGCTTCGGTCAATCAGGTATTTGAACATCCTGATAGCCCATTTATGTATGACCAAGATATTCAGTTTTTATCGGTCGCTCATAGCCCTAAAGCGCCAGATCGTAGCTGGTGGTTAGATGGTCAAGTGCAGCATGCACTGACGTTTTGGCATCAAGATAGCTTGGATGGCAAACCTGTCACCAAAGGTAATTACCAAGAGGTAATGGCGGAGGCGACGGCCGCTAAAATCCAAGATATTTTGACTCAATCGCAGCAAGATAGTGCCTATTTCCAAGATAAAGACCACAAGAAATCGATTCAAGCGGGCGATATTGCCGTTTTGGTGCGCACGGGGAGTGAAGGTAAGCTAGTCCGCCAAGCCCTTGCTGAACAAGGCATCGCCAGTGTGTATTTATCTAACCGTGATAGCGTGTTTGGCAGTGCAGAAGCGGCCGATATTCAGCGATTATTACAAGCGGTATTAACCCCTGAAAATGAACGAGCGCTACGGGCAGCGTTAGCGTCGAGCTTGTTTGCTTATACTGCGGCGGATTTAGATTTATTAAATAACGATGAAACCCGCTGGGAAACTGCGGTTACTGAATTTAGAGATTACCGCAAGTTATGGCTTAGTCGTGGTGTGATGCCAATGCTTCGCGCCGTGATGAGCCGAAATGCGATTGCTGAGCGCTTATTGGCTGAAGAGGGCGGCGAGCGTCGATTGACTGACTTGCTGCACATTGGCGAGTTATTACAACAAGCCAGCCAAACGCTTGATAGCGACTATGGCTTATTACGCTGGTTAGCAGAGCATGTTGCTGAACCTAACGGCAATGCTGACGATCAAATCCAACGATTAGAGTCTGAGCGTAATTTGGTTCAGATCGTGACTATCCATAAATCTAAAGGGTTGGAATACGATCTGGTATTTATGCCCTTTGTTTGTAGCTATCGCGCCGCAAGTGAAGCGAAATACCATGATGATCAGCAAAACCTGACCATTCTAGATATTACTAAGCAGGCTGATTCACTAGAAAAAGCAGATAAAGAGCGCTTAGCCGAAGATTTACGTTTGATCTATGTGGCATTAACGCGGGCGGTATACGGTTGTTTTGTGGGTATGGCGCCGATTCGTAATGGCCGCAGCACCAAAGAGCCGACAGGCTTACACCAATCAGCAATGGGTTACTTGGTACAAAATGGCCAAGAAGGTGGCATCAGTGATCTGGAGATCGCGCTGGCGAAGTTAGCGGAAAGCCTCCCTGCTATCACGGTGGCAGAGCCGCCGATATTACCGAGTGATAAGTGGCAACCCGCTGAAGGGGACACGCCTGCGTTAACGGCCAGTCAATTTAGCGCCAGCATTGAGCGAAACTGGTGGATGACCAGCTATTCAAGTTTGGTTAAACAAGGCCACCACAATTCGTATGACAGTAGCTTTGATTTACCGGGTTTTGATACGGATTCGGCAATAGAAGCTGCGGCAGATACGGCATCATCAGATGATGATCACGCTTTAGAGTTGGAGCCTGAATACTCCATTTATACTTTCCCGCGTGGTGCGCGACCAGGCACTTTCTTACATACCGTCTTTGAAGAAATTGAATTTACCGCGCCTGTTGATAGCCCTGAAACCGTGGCGACCTTGACGGAGCTACTGCAAAAAGAAAACTATGAGTTGGAATGGTTACCTGTATTACAGCAATTGATCCGTGACGTATTGCAGTGTTCATTAGACGGCGACGCGATGCGTTTAGGGGAAAAAACGCCAGCGCAACGCTTAACTGAAATGGAATTCTTACTGCCGATCGAGTTACTGGCTGCCCCTATGTTAACCAAGGTGATTGCTAAACATGATGAGGTATCTGCCAAAGCGGGCGATCTGGGTTTTGCGACCGTTAGTGGCATGCTAAAAGGCTTTATCGATTTAGTGTTTGAACACCAAGGTAAATATTATGTTCTCGATTGGAAATCTAACCACTTAGGTGATGATCCATCGGTATACCGCGGCCAGCAGTTGGTCGAAGCAATGCGCGATCACCGTTATGATTTACAGTACCAAATTTATGCGTTGGCATTGCAACGTTTCTTGCGTAGCCGTATTCCTAACTATGACTATGAAACCCATTTTGGTGGGGTGTATTACTTATTCTTACGCGGTATTGAAGCGGGCAGTGACAGTGGTATTTTCCATGCAAGACCAAGTGAGCAACTACTTACAGAATTGGAACAGCTGATTGATGGAGAGCAAATTGATGCTTAA
- a CDS encoding TDT family transporter, producing MIKATKRKVAGAPTPMAGLALGIASLGWCWENVADLGGLGQQIGAGIAAVLLLILTVKFIFHPKMLWTDLSHPVVGSVVPTYAMATMVVSKALGQFYPVFSQGLWLFAVALHVAFLALFIYHRAVDFELHHMVPSWFVPPVGIIVADVAFPGGELLPLAQGLLVFGMVAYAVMLPLMIYRLIFSHEIHDNAKPTIAIMAAPASLSLAGYLTVTAVPSPVVIGLLIGIAVLMTFVIYVAFYRLLRLPFSAGYAAFTFPIVISATALFKSAAWMTTFGFSSEYVQQVFLLGQIELVIATVIVSYVAVRYLAHYRPISRLFHPQLQSQQV from the coding sequence ATGATTAAAGCGACAAAACGTAAAGTAGCAGGGGCGCCAACCCCAATGGCAGGATTAGCATTAGGTATTGCTAGCCTTGGTTGGTGTTGGGAAAACGTGGCAGATTTAGGTGGTTTGGGCCAACAAATTGGCGCGGGTATTGCGGCTGTATTGCTATTGATTCTTACGGTTAAATTTATCTTCCACCCTAAAATGCTATGGACTGATCTTTCTCACCCTGTCGTTGGAAGCGTTGTACCGACCTATGCGATGGCAACCATGGTGGTATCGAAGGCGCTCGGTCAGTTTTACCCTGTATTCAGCCAAGGCTTATGGCTCTTTGCCGTGGCATTACATGTGGCGTTTCTAGCACTCTTTATTTATCACCGTGCGGTCGATTTTGAATTACACCACATGGTGCCAAGTTGGTTTGTTCCACCTGTGGGTATCATAGTTGCGGATGTCGCGTTTCCTGGCGGCGAGCTATTACCCTTAGCGCAAGGTTTGTTGGTGTTTGGTATGGTTGCCTATGCCGTTATGTTGCCACTGATGATTTACCGTTTAATTTTCAGTCATGAGATTCATGACAATGCGAAACCGACGATTGCGATTATGGCGGCGCCTGCAAGCCTATCACTGGCGGGTTACCTAACGGTGACTGCTGTTCCTTCACCTGTGGTGATTGGCTTACTGATTGGGATCGCCGTGCTGATGACTTTTGTGATTTATGTGGCTTTTTATCGCTTACTGCGTTTGCCATTCAGTGCGGGTTACGCGGCTTTTACTTTCCCTATCGTGATCAGTGCAACGGCATTATTTAAATCAGCGGCTTGGATGACAACGTTTGGTTTTAGCAGTGAGTACGTACAGCAGGTATTTCTCTTGGGCCAAATTGAGTTAGTAATTGCGACTGTTATCGTGAGTTATGTTGCGGTGCGTTACCTTGCTCATTACCGTCCTATCAGCCGTTTATTTCACCCTCAACTTCAGTCTCAACAAGTTTGA